One window of the Emcibacter sp. genome contains the following:
- the hflC gene encoding protease modulator HflC, which translates to MNKIGSIGTLIVMGVALLLLGASVFTTKETEQALVLQFGEPKRTVQEPGLNFKLPLLQNVVYMDKRVILLDSPEQEVITEDQKRVIVDAFTEFKITDPLKVFQTVRNVQGAEARMSTIVNSNMREVLGRMQFTAILSGERDELRSEIMKSVGPEAEELGVEVVDVRIRRTDLPVQNSQNIFQRMEAERDREAREARALGEEEAARIKATAEKEKTILIAEAERDSQVMRGEGDAVATRTFAQAFSRDAEFYAFYRSLQSYRKAISDGNTRMIISPDSEFFQYFGNKEGK; encoded by the coding sequence ATGAATAAAATCGGATCAATTGGTACGCTGATCGTAATGGGGGTTGCTTTGCTTCTGCTAGGCGCCTCAGTCTTTACCACCAAGGAAACAGAGCAGGCACTCGTTCTGCAATTCGGTGAACCCAAGCGAACTGTTCAGGAGCCAGGACTTAATTTCAAACTACCCTTGCTTCAGAATGTGGTTTATATGGATAAGCGGGTGATCCTGCTGGACAGTCCGGAACAGGAAGTGATTACCGAGGACCAGAAGCGGGTGATCGTGGATGCCTTTACGGAATTCAAGATCACTGACCCCCTGAAGGTATTCCAGACCGTGCGAAATGTTCAGGGGGCGGAGGCGCGGATGTCGACCATTGTCAATTCCAACATGCGTGAGGTTCTGGGCCGGATGCAGTTTACGGCGATCCTGAGCGGCGAGCGTGACGAATTGCGGTCGGAAATCATGAAGTCTGTCGGTCCTGAAGCCGAGGAACTTGGTGTCGAAGTCGTGGATGTGCGTATCCGCCGGACCGATTTGCCGGTCCAGAACAGCCAGAATATTTTCCAGCGTATGGAAGCGGAACGTGACCGTGAGGCCCGTGAAGCCCGCGCCCTTGGTGAAGAGGAAGCTGCCCGGATCAAGGCTACGGCTGAAAAAGAGAAGACCATTCTGATCGCGGAGGCGGAAAGAGACAGTCAGGTGATGCGCGGTGAAGGGGATGCTGTGGCAACCCGGACGTTTGCCCAGGCGTTTAGCCGGGATGCCGAATTCTATGCCTTTTACCGGTCGCTGCAGTCATACAGAAAAGCAATCTCCGACGGAAATACCAGGATGATCATTTCCCCGGACAGCGAGTTTTTCCAGTATTTCGGCAATAAGGAAGGCAAATAA
- a CDS encoding DUF2065 domain-containing protein: MALAFVLVVEGVLYTLFPEQMRKMMQMAVTLPEMTLRSTGLVAVVIGIIIIYAMK, encoded by the coding sequence ATGGCTCTTGCCTTTGTTCTGGTGGTTGAGGGTGTTCTCTATACCCTTTTCCCGGAACAGATGCGGAAAATGATGCAGATGGCGGTCACCTTGCCGGAAATGACATTAAGGTCAACCGGCCTGGTGGCCGTCGTTATTGGTATTATTATTATTTATGCGATGAAATAA
- a CDS encoding DegQ family serine endoprotease, translating into MTKVKKYLNSILVVAICVVAIPATVFAKGAPDSFADLSDKLLPSVVNIYTKQNVKVDRRGGLPQFPPGSPFEEFFKKFEDRNGEGEGEDEEDRPRTRQRMSLGSGFIISADGIVITNNHVIDQADEVSVRMHDGSEYDAEVIGKDNKVDVAVLRIKADKPLPFVKFGDDGKSRVGDWILAIGNPYGLGGSVTAGIISARNRDINSGPYDDYIQTDASINRGNSGGPMFNMDGEVIGINTAIYSPSGGNIGIGFAVPSNQAKHVIDQLIEYGHTRRGWLGVSIQAVTKDIAESLGMDREYGALVSSVNKDSPADKGGVESGDIIIEFDDQEVTEMRELPRIVANTKIGKSVDVVVLRKGKKKNLKITIAELEEDEEKVVPATADEDEADVPSEKVIGLTLEELTDKTREALDLDEEFKGVLIAGVERYSPAQERGLRRGDVIVEVTQEEVSTVEEVMDRIKELKDKGRKSVLLKVYRRGDYSHVPVTLEDDK; encoded by the coding sequence ATGACGAAAGTGAAAAAATATCTCAATAGTATTCTCGTTGTCGCGATTTGCGTCGTGGCGATCCCAGCAACCGTTTTCGCCAAAGGCGCTCCGGACAGTTTTGCCGATCTTTCGGATAAACTTCTGCCGTCAGTGGTGAACATCTATACAAAACAGAATGTCAAGGTTGACCGCCGTGGCGGCCTTCCGCAGTTTCCTCCGGGATCACCGTTCGAGGAATTCTTCAAGAAATTTGAAGATCGCAATGGTGAAGGTGAAGGTGAAGATGAAGAGGATCGTCCCCGCACACGTCAACGCATGTCTCTCGGTTCAGGCTTTATTATCTCGGCCGACGGGATTGTGATTACCAACAATCATGTGATTGACCAGGCTGATGAAGTCTCCGTCCGCATGCATGACGGCTCTGAATATGACGCCGAAGTCATCGGCAAGGACAACAAGGTTGACGTCGCGGTTCTTCGGATCAAGGCTGACAAGCCGCTGCCTTTCGTCAAATTCGGCGATGACGGCAAATCCCGTGTTGGCGACTGGATCCTTGCCATTGGTAACCCCTATGGCCTTGGCGGATCCGTGACGGCCGGTATTATTTCTGCCCGTAACCGGGATATCAACAGCGGTCCCTATGATGATTACATCCAGACTGATGCCTCCATCAACCGGGGTAACAGCGGTGGCCCGATGTTTAATATGGACGGTGAAGTTATTGGTATCAATACGGCCATCTACAGCCCGTCCGGCGGTAATATCGGGATTGGTTTTGCCGTGCCCAGCAATCAGGCAAAACATGTCATAGACCAGCTTATAGAATATGGCCATACCCGTCGCGGCTGGCTTGGCGTCAGCATTCAGGCTGTGACCAAGGATATTGCTGAGAGCCTTGGTATGGACCGTGAATATGGTGCGCTGGTTTCCAGTGTCAACAAGGACAGTCCGGCTGACAAGGGCGGTGTAGAATCCGGTGATATCATCATTGAATTCGACGACCAGGAAGTCACCGAAATGCGGGAACTTCCGCGCATTGTTGCCAATACCAAAATTGGCAAATCAGTGGATGTGGTTGTCCTGCGTAAGGGCAAAAAGAAAAACCTGAAGATCACCATTGCCGAGCTCGAAGAGGATGAAGAAAAAGTGGTTCCCGCTACGGCTGACGAGGACGAAGCAGATGTGCCGTCGGAGAAGGTGATCGGCCTGACCCTCGAAGAGCTGACCGACAAAACCCGCGAAGCCCTTGACCTTGATGAGGAATTCAAGGGAGTTCTGATTGCCGGTGTCGAACGCTACAGTCCGGCCCAGGAGCGCGGCCTGCGTCGGGGCGATGTGATCGTCGAAGTCACCCAGGAAGAAGTGTCGACCGTGGAAGAAGTGATGGATCGTATCAAGGAGCTCAAGGACAAGGGCCGCAAGTCCGTGCTTCTGAAAGTCTATCGTCGCGGTGATTACAGCCACGTGCCGGTAACGCTTGAGGATGATAAATAA
- the serB gene encoding phosphoserine phosphatase SerB produces the protein MKNILTLISNPADPCLTESLLKKYREALSDSGAKHLDNAWLNKQEAADISFDGDLETMRAALLPLLQQDPLDYALQPLEHRRKKLLVADMDSTIIQVECIDELADFAGLKEKVSAITEAAMQGELDFEQALRERVALLKGMNTSVLDIVFKERVKLTPGAVEMVQTMNRSGANTVLVSGGFTFFTDRVARLTGFRVNRGNILGIDGDKLSGEVESPIVDSNTKLDSLHEFQEIARLEMAETIAVGDGANDIPMIDAAGLGVAYHPKPAAAKAADVVIRHGDLTALLYIQGFQKSEFASA, from the coding sequence ATGAAGAATATCCTGACGCTGATCAGCAATCCTGCCGATCCCTGCCTTACCGAAAGCCTGCTGAAGAAATACCGGGAGGCTCTGTCCGATAGTGGAGCGAAACATCTTGATAATGCCTGGCTGAACAAGCAAGAAGCCGCCGATATTTCCTTCGACGGCGATCTCGAAACCATGCGGGCCGCCCTGTTGCCGCTTCTGCAACAGGATCCTCTGGATTATGCGCTCCAGCCGCTTGAACACCGGCGTAAAAAGCTTCTCGTCGCCGATATGGACAGCACGATCATCCAGGTCGAGTGTATTGACGAGCTTGCCGATTTTGCCGGCCTGAAGGAAAAGGTCTCGGCCATCACCGAAGCGGCCATGCAGGGCGAACTTGATTTCGAGCAGGCGCTCCGGGAACGCGTTGCCCTGCTGAAGGGAATGAATACCTCCGTCCTGGATATCGTCTTCAAAGAGCGGGTCAAACTGACACCGGGTGCCGTCGAAATGGTCCAGACCATGAACAGATCAGGCGCCAATACAGTCCTGGTCTCCGGCGGGTTCACCTTTTTCACTGACCGGGTTGCCAGGCTTACAGGTTTCCGGGTCAACCGCGGCAATATTCTCGGCATTGATGGCGACAAGCTGTCCGGTGAAGTGGAGTCCCCCATCGTCGACAGCAATACCAAACTCGACTCCCTGCATGAATTTCAGGAAATTGCCAGACTTGAAATGGCCGAGACCATCGCCGTTGGCGACGGCGCCAATGACATTCCGATGATTGATGCAGCCGGTCTGGGGGTTGCCTATCATCCGAAACCAGCCGCTGCAAAGGCGGCCGACGTGGTGATCCGGCACGGCGACCTGACTGCCCTGCTTTATATCCAGGGTTTCCAGAAGAGCGAATTCGCCTCAGCCTGA
- the miaA gene encoding tRNA (adenosine(37)-N6)-dimethylallyltransferase MiaA, with the protein MNEENKKNIILLAGPTASGKSSLALKWAQELGGEIVNADSMQVYVELRDLTARPSEEEEATCPHHLYGVLRGDDPCSAERWRQMALPVIEEIWSRGHVPIVVGGTGLYFKTLLEGLSPVPDIDPAIREQVRTEVAEAGPQAAWERLKELDPAWAARISPTDGQRIARGLEVVLSTGKPLSFWQTQPGIGGLEGRPDIRIRKVVLERDRQDLYARCDLRFQQMIEQGRALEEVKSLLECGYDAELPVMKSLGVPPLIGYVREQISLEEAIIQSQTQTRQFAKRQMTWFRNQCADWELIKMK; encoded by the coding sequence ATGAATGAAGAAAATAAGAAAAATATCATACTCCTTGCCGGCCCGACCGCCAGCGGCAAAAGCTCGCTGGCGCTAAAGTGGGCGCAGGAACTGGGCGGCGAGATTGTCAATGCTGACAGCATGCAGGTTTATGTCGAGCTCAGGGATCTGACCGCCCGGCCGTCGGAAGAAGAGGAGGCCACCTGTCCGCATCATCTTTACGGCGTTCTCAGGGGAGATGATCCCTGTTCGGCGGAACGCTGGCGACAGATGGCGCTGCCGGTGATCGAGGAAATATGGAGCCGGGGACATGTGCCAATCGTGGTGGGGGGAACCGGCCTTTATTTCAAAACCCTGCTTGAAGGACTGTCGCCGGTGCCCGATATCGATCCCGCCATCCGGGAGCAGGTGCGGACCGAAGTGGCAGAAGCGGGGCCGCAGGCTGCCTGGGAAAGACTGAAGGAGCTGGATCCGGCATGGGCTGCGAGAATATCCCCCACCGACGGGCAACGCATCGCCCGCGGCCTGGAGGTCGTACTGAGTACGGGGAAGCCGCTGAGCTTCTGGCAGACGCAGCCGGGTATTGGCGGGCTGGAAGGCCGACCGGACATCCGGATCAGGAAAGTGGTTCTGGAGCGGGACCGGCAGGATCTCTATGCCCGGTGCGACCTGCGCTTTCAACAGATGATAGAGCAGGGCAGGGCGCTGGAGGAAGTGAAGTCACTGCTGGAATGTGGCTATGATGCAGAACTGCCGGTGATGAAGTCACTGGGGGTTCCGCCCCTGATCGGTTATGTGCGGGAGCAGATTTCCCTGGAAGAAGCCATCATTCAGAGCCAAACCCAGACACGCCAGTTTGCCAAGAGGCAGATGACATGGTTCCGCAACCAGTGCGCAGACTGGGAATTAATAAAAATGAAATAA
- a CDS encoding acetolactate synthase 3 large subunit, with translation MSSDKISGAEIILKSLQDLGVDVIFGYPGGAVLPIYDEIFKQDAIKHVLVRHEQAAVHAAEGYARSTGKPGVVLVTSGPGATNAVTGLTDAMLDSIPLVCLTGQVPVHLIGSDAFQEADTVGITRHCTKHNYLVKDVDDLSRVIHEAFYVASSGRPGPVVVDIPKDVQINKGNNLHSGRVEHRSYKPQLKGDMDQIKRAVELIAGAKKPVFYTGGGLINSGTGSCQLLREFVRMTGAPITSTLMGLGAYPASDKQFLGMLGMHGTYEANMAMHDCDVMICIGARFDDRVTGRLDAFSPKSKKIHVDIDRSSINKNVRVDVPIIGDAAHVLESMIKVWKSGVYEMDSTALDDWWGSISEWRDRKCLQYKMSDKVIMPQYALERLFALTKDKKPYITTEVGQHQMWAAQYFGFDEPHQWMTSGGLGTMGYGFPAAIGVQMAHPDALVIDIAGEASIQMNIQEMATAMQYDLPVKLFILNNEYMGMVRQWQQLNHGSRYSHSYSESLPDFVKLAEAYGAHGIRCDKPADLDAAIQEMLAIDKPVIFDCRVAKMANCFPMVPSGAAHNEMILPDDEEFAEFEGGAALV, from the coding sequence ATGTCTTCGGATAAAATCAGCGGTGCGGAAATCATCCTCAAATCCCTGCAGGATTTGGGTGTCGATGTTATCTTCGGATATCCGGGCGGCGCTGTGCTACCAATCTATGATGAAATCTTCAAACAGGATGCCATCAAGCATGTTCTGGTTCGGCACGAGCAGGCCGCCGTTCATGCCGCCGAGGGCTACGCCCGTTCCACCGGTAAACCCGGTGTTGTACTGGTGACCTCCGGTCCTGGCGCCACCAATGCGGTGACCGGCCTGACCGATGCCATGCTCGACAGTATTCCCCTTGTGTGCCTGACCGGGCAGGTGCCTGTTCACCTGATCGGGTCTGATGCCTTTCAGGAAGCGGATACGGTCGGCATTACCCGTCATTGTACGAAACACAACTACCTGGTGAAGGATGTGGATGATCTGTCCCGGGTGATTCACGAGGCCTTTTATGTGGCCAGTTCCGGCCGGCCGGGACCGGTTGTTGTCGACATTCCAAAGGATGTCCAGATCAACAAGGGTAATAACCTGCACAGCGGTCGCGTCGAGCATCGCAGCTATAAACCCCAGCTGAAGGGTGACATGGACCAGATCAAGCGGGCGGTTGAATTGATCGCCGGCGCCAAGAAACCGGTTTTCTACACCGGCGGCGGACTGATCAACTCCGGTACGGGGTCCTGTCAGCTGCTCAGGGAGTTTGTCCGTATGACCGGGGCGCCGATCACCTCGACCCTGATGGGGCTTGGCGCCTATCCGGCCTCTGACAAACAATTCCTTGGCATGCTCGGCATGCACGGCACCTATGAAGCCAATATGGCCATGCATGACTGTGATGTCATGATCTGTATCGGGGCCCGTTTTGATGACCGCGTGACTGGACGTCTTGACGCCTTCTCGCCGAAATCAAAAAAGATCCATGTGGATATTGACCGGTCTTCGATCAACAAGAATGTACGTGTGGATGTGCCTATTATCGGTGACGCGGCCCATGTGCTGGAAAGCATGATCAAGGTCTGGAAATCCGGCGTCTATGAAATGGACAGTACTGCGCTGGACGACTGGTGGGGCAGTATCAGTGAATGGCGTGACCGGAAGTGCCTGCAGTACAAGATGTCCGACAAGGTGATTATGCCTCAGTACGCGCTGGAGCGGCTGTTTGCCCTGACAAAGGATAAAAAGCCCTATATCACCACGGAAGTCGGGCAGCATCAGATGTGGGCGGCCCAGTATTTCGGCTTTGACGAGCCGCACCAGTGGATGACCTCCGGCGGGCTCGGCACCATGGGTTATGGCTTTCCGGCGGCAATCGGGGTGCAGATGGCCCATCCGGATGCGCTGGTGATTGATATTGCCGGCGAGGCCTCAATCCAGATGAACATCCAGGAAATGGCGACCGCCATGCAGTATGATCTGCCGGTCAAGCTGTTTATTCTGAACAATGAATATATGGGCATGGTACGTCAGTGGCAGCAGTTGAATCACGGCAGCCGTTACAGCCATAGCTATTCTGAAAGCCTGCCGGATTTTGTCAAGCTGGCGGAGGCATACGGCGCCCACGGTATCCGTTGTGACAAACCTGCGGATCTGGATGCGGCGATCCAGGAAATGCTGGCAATCGACAAACCGGTCATCTTTGACTGCCGGGTGGCCAAGATGGCCAACTGTTTCCCGATGGTGCCAAGCGGGGCGGCGCATAACGAGATGATCCTGCCCGATGATGAGGAATTTGCCGAATTTGAAGGGGGCGCTGCACTGGTCTAG
- the ilvN gene encoding acetolactate synthase small subunit has product MNAKSIEPVARHTISIIVDNEAGVLARVIGLFSGRGYNIEHLTVAPVDLEGNESRITVVTAGTPMVIEQIKAQLERLVPVHRVGDLTLDGPSVERELALVKVHCEGADRDEAQRVGDAFRARIVDSTRDSFIFEITGKSDKIKAFIELMDEFGLVEVVRTGVAALTRGREPL; this is encoded by the coding sequence ATGAATGCAAAATCAATTGAACCGGTCGCTCGCCATACCATTTCCATCATCGTTGACAACGAAGCCGGTGTGCTGGCTCGTGTCATCGGGCTTTTTTCCGGCCGCGGTTATAACATTGAGCATTTGACGGTGGCGCCGGTGGACCTGGAGGGTAACGAATCCCGGATTACAGTGGTCACCGCGGGAACACCAATGGTCATTGAACAGATCAAGGCCCAGCTCGAGCGCCTTGTACCGGTCCACAGGGTTGGTGACCTGACCCTGGACGGGCCCAGCGTGGAACGGGAGCTGGCGTTGGTCAAGGTTCATTGTGAAGGCGCCGACAGGGATGAGGCCCAGCGGGTTGGCGATGCCTTCCGGGCCCGGATTGTTGACAGCACCCGGGACAGCTTCATTTTTGAAATCACCGGTAAGTCCGATAAAATCAAGGCCTTTATCGAACTGATGGATGAATTCGGGCTGGTGGAAGTGGTCAGAACCGGCGTTGCGGCATTGACCCGCGGCCGGGAACCGCTATAA
- the ilvC gene encoding ketol-acid reductoisomerase, which yields MRVYYDRDADVNLIKTKNVAIIGYGSQGHAHAANLRDSGVENIVIGLRESSGSRKKAEGAGFKCMTPAEAAKWADVVMVLVPDELQADLYADDLKDNMKEGSALLFAHGLNIHFKLIEPRPDMDVFMIAPKGPGHTVRSEYLKGGGVPTLIAVYQDASGNSLDLGLSYASANGGGRAGVIETTFKEECETDLFGEQAVLCGGASALVQAGFEVLTEAGYAPEMAYFECLHELKLIVDLMYEGGIANMRYSISNTAEYGDYVTGPRIITEETKKEMKRVLADIQEGRFVYDFMLDNKVGQVKLKAARSKGAAHPIEEVGDRLRAMMPWLKENQLVDKDKN from the coding sequence ATGCGCGTCTATTATGATCGCGATGCAGATGTTAACCTGATCAAAACCAAGAATGTTGCCATTATCGGTTACGGATCACAGGGCCACGCCCATGCTGCCAACCTGCGTGACAGCGGCGTTGAGAATATTGTCATCGGCCTGCGCGAAAGCTCAGGCTCCCGCAAAAAAGCGGAAGGCGCCGGTTTTAAATGCATGACACCGGCCGAAGCCGCCAAATGGGCAGATGTTGTGATGGTTCTGGTGCCTGACGAACTGCAGGCAGACCTCTATGCAGATGACCTGAAGGACAATATGAAAGAAGGTTCTGCCCTGTTGTTTGCACATGGCCTGAACATTCATTTCAAACTGATCGAACCGCGCCCGGATATGGACGTCTTCATGATCGCGCCGAAAGGCCCCGGTCATACCGTGCGTTCCGAATATCTGAAAGGCGGGGGTGTACCGACCCTGATCGCGGTTTACCAGGATGCCTCCGGCAACAGCCTCGACCTTGGCCTGTCTTATGCCTCTGCCAACGGCGGCGGTCGTGCCGGTGTGATTGAAACCACCTTCAAGGAAGAGTGTGAAACCGACCTGTTCGGTGAGCAGGCTGTCCTGTGTGGCGGTGCTTCCGCGCTGGTTCAGGCTGGTTTTGAAGTGCTGACCGAAGCCGGTTATGCGCCGGAAATGGCCTATTTCGAATGCCTGCACGAACTGAAGCTGATCGTCGATCTGATGTATGAGGGCGGTATCGCCAACATGCGTTATTCGATCTCTAACACGGCTGAATATGGCGACTATGTCACCGGTCCGCGCATCATTACCGAAGAAACCAAAAAGGAAATGAAGCGGGTTCTGGCAGATATCCAGGAAGGCCGTTTCGTGTATGACTTCATGCTCGATAACAAAGTGGGTCAGGTCAAACTGAAAGCCGCCCGCTCAAAAGGTGCTGCTCATCCGATCGAGGAAGTGGGCGATCGCCTGCGCGCCATGATGCCGTGGCTGAAAGAAAATCAGCTGGTGGACAAAGACAAGAACTAG
- a CDS encoding HAMP domain-containing sensor histidine kinase, whose amino-acid sequence MKRHSLSQLSAGYNRLFAGLCLVTFITLIDYLEETPPGKELFEQVFHTAWFGPQLIYAYVVAFLLIIWGISGWLSAVTSVTKEVELRKKAERDLRELSRKSHELAAQAEEASQAKSAFLANMSHELRTPLNAIIGYSELLRNKNIPMTEQKKDEYAEHIHTSGNHLLDLINDILDLAKVESGKLEVHPGPVDILHLLQDCENFTSAMADNARITVELDCPDREITSDEKILKQIIINLMSNAIKYNHPGGSVNVTGRFEGGWLTIDVTDNGVGMTERELQLVMEPFVQIDNSYSRKVEGTGLGLALVNSFTELLGGTVSIISRKNEGTTVSLKLPAM is encoded by the coding sequence ATGAAACGCCATAGCCTGTCGCAACTCAGTGCCGGTTACAACCGCCTTTTTGCCGGCCTCTGCCTGGTCACTTTCATTACCCTTATTGACTACCTGGAAGAAACACCGCCCGGAAAAGAACTCTTCGAACAGGTCTTTCACACGGCTTGGTTCGGTCCGCAGTTGATTTATGCGTATGTGGTCGCCTTTCTGCTGATCATCTGGGGTATCAGCGGCTGGCTGTCCGCAGTTACCAGTGTCACCAAAGAGGTTGAGCTTCGTAAAAAGGCGGAAAGAGACCTGCGCGAACTGTCACGAAAATCCCATGAACTTGCGGCCCAGGCAGAGGAGGCAAGCCAGGCCAAGTCGGCCTTTCTGGCCAATATGAGCCATGAATTGCGCACCCCGCTGAACGCCATCATTGGCTACTCGGAGCTCCTCAGGAATAAAAATATTCCCATGACCGAACAGAAAAAGGATGAATATGCCGAACATATCCATACCAGCGGCAATCACCTTCTTGACCTGATTAACGACATTCTGGACCTGGCCAAGGTGGAATCCGGCAAGCTCGAAGTCCATCCCGGCCCTGTTGATATTCTTCATCTGCTTCAGGACTGTGAAAATTTTACATCAGCCATGGCAGATAACGCACGGATCACTGTTGAGCTGGACTGTCCGGATCGTGAAATCACAAGTGACGAGAAAATTCTCAAACAGATCATCATCAACCTGATGAGCAACGCCATCAAATATAATCACCCGGGCGGCTCCGTCAACGTCACCGGACGATTTGAGGGCGGCTGGCTCACTATTGATGTGACAGACAACGGTGTCGGTATGACCGAACGGGAGCTGCAACTGGTGATGGAACCCTTCGTTCAGATCGATAACAGCTACAGCCGCAAGGTCGAAGGCACCGGCCTCGGCCTGGCCCTGGTCAACAGCTTCACCGAACTTCTGGGTGGCACGGTCAGCATTATCTCCCGGAAAAACGAAGGCACAACCGTCAGCCTGAAATTGCCCGCCATGTAA
- a CDS encoding 2-isopropylmalate synthase: MTTDKNRVIIFDTTLRDGEQSPGASMTLTEKIRVAEALEALGVDVIEAGFAIASNGDFESVTEVAKLMKKTSVCSLARASHKDIDRAWEALKPAVRPRIHTFISTSPLHMKFKLQMEPSEVLEAIADSVAYARNLCEDVEWSCEDGTRTEEDFLYKSIETAIKAGATTINVPDTVGYTTPDEYRVMIEKIIANVPDSDKAIFSTHCHNDLGLAVANSIAAVQGGARQIECTINGIGERAGNAALEEIVMAFRTRQDMLPYTTGVVTENITKTSRLVSSVTGLAVQNNKAIVGANAFAHESGIHQDGMLKNAETYEIMTPESVGLKESSLVMGKHSGRHAFREKLKDLGYELGDNEFMSAFQAFKDLADRKKTVYDEDIISIVDENMQDNDHMKVVGWKFVCEKGKANSAELVLNIDGEEKTVFSEGNGPVDAAFKALREVIGGDPHLQLYQVHAVTRGTDAQAEVTVRLEEDGKTVNGHAAHTDTLVASARAYANALNKLITKREKTAPAEMSA; this comes from the coding sequence ATGACTACCGATAAAAACCGAGTAATAATATTTGATACGACCCTGCGCGACGGCGAGCAGTCGCCGGGTGCCTCCATGACCCTGACAGAAAAAATCCGGGTGGCAGAGGCGCTGGAAGCATTGGGTGTGGACGTGATCGAGGCTGGTTTTGCCATTGCCTCCAACGGCGACTTTGAATCTGTCACTGAGGTCGCCAAACTGATGAAAAAGACCAGTGTCTGTTCACTGGCCCGGGCTTCCCACAAGGATATCGACCGGGCGTGGGAGGCATTGAAGCCGGCGGTGCGGCCCCGGATTCACACCTTTATTTCCACCAGTCCACTGCATATGAAGTTTAAATTGCAGATGGAGCCGTCCGAGGTGCTGGAAGCCATCGCCGACAGTGTGGCTTACGCGCGCAACCTGTGCGAGGATGTGGAATGGTCCTGTGAGGACGGTACCCGCACCGAAGAGGATTTCCTGTATAAATCCATCGAAACGGCGATCAAGGCCGGGGCGACGACCATTAATGTGCCGGATACGGTGGGCTATACCACACCGGATGAATACAGGGTGATGATTGAAAAGATCATTGCCAACGTGCCGGACAGCGACAAGGCGATCTTCTCGACCCATTGTCATAACGATCTGGGGCTGGCCGTGGCCAACAGTATTGCCGCCGTTCAGGGCGGTGCCCGGCAGATTGAATGTACCATCAATGGCATCGGCGAGCGGGCTGGGAATGCGGCGCTGGAAGAAATTGTCATGGCCTTCCGCACCCGCCAGGACATGTTGCCTTATACAACCGGCGTGGTGACTGAAAATATCACCAAGACGTCCCGTCTGGTCAGCAGCGTCACGGGGCTGGCCGTGCAGAACAATAAGGCGATTGTCGGGGCCAATGCCTTTGCCCATGAAAGTGGTATTCACCAGGACGGCATGCTGAAAAATGCCGAAACCTATGAAATCATGACCCCTGAGAGTGTGGGGCTGAAGGAATCCTCCCTGGTTATGGGCAAGCATTCCGGACGTCATGCCTTCCGTGAAAAGCTGAAGGACCTCGGTTATGAACTGGGCGACAATGAATTTATGAGCGCCTTCCAGGCTTTCAAGGACCTGGCTGACCGCAAGAAAACCGTCTATGATGAGGATATTATCTCTATCGTCGACGAGAATATGCAGGACAACGATCACATGAAAGTGGTCGGCTGGAAATTCGTCTGTGAGAAAGGCAAGGCCAACAGCGCCGAACTGGTGCTGAATATTGACGGTGAGGAAAAAACCGTCTTTTCCGAAGGAAACGGTCCGGTGGATGCGGCTTTTAAGGCTTTGCGTGAGGTCATCGGGGGTGATCCGCATTTGCAGCTGTATCAGGTTCATGCGGTTACGAGGGGTACTGACGCCCAGGCGGAAGTAACGGTGCGGCTGGAGGAAGACGGCAAGACCGTGAACGGCCATGCGGCCCATACGGATACCCTGGTGGCGTCTGCACGGGCTTATGCCAACGCCCTGAATAAACTCATCACCAAGCGCGAGAAAACGGCGCCTGCGGAAATGAGCGCCTGA